The Saprospiraceae bacterium genome contains the following window.
TTTTTTTGCAAAATTTTATCCACTTTTTTAGGAGTGTTATATCTCCAACGGAGTGCTGCCAATAAAATTTGCAAAATTAAATCCGGATCTGTATCTATAAATTTATTCTCGTCGATTCCTTTTTTAAGAATAATGAGTATTCTTGACTCAAACTGGTTGCGCAATTTTTTATACAATTCCAGATTTTTATCTGAAAGATGTTTATATTCTGTATGTACGATTTGAAATGCGTCCCAATGATCTACCTGGTATTTAAGATAAAAACGGATAAACGTTTCTAAGCGTGCCATGCTGGTGCGACGCGTCATTACAATTTCGTCTACTTGCGAATTCATGTGTTGCAATAGATTCAAGCAAATAGCCGCTAAAATTTCTTCTTTTGATTTAAAATGATTGTA
Protein-coding sequences here:
- a CDS encoding TetR/AcrR family transcriptional regulator; amino-acid sequence: MTKNQILLQAEVLFYNKGFGTATMREIASAVGIEAASLYNHFKSKEEILAAICLNLLQHMNSQVDEIVMTRRTSMARLETFIRFYLKYQVDHWDAFQIVHTEYKHLSDKNLELYKKLRNQFESRILIILKKGIDENKFIDTDPDLILQILLAALRWRYNTPKKVDKILQKNLNDVYQIILKGILIR